The genome window GATCTATCGACGAGGAAATTGCGGAGTTAGGGAGGGGGTTGGGAAGTGAAAGAGTGGTGAAGTGGGGGTATTTGGGGATCCATGTTTGTAAATCGCGGATTCTCTCCAACAATTGCAACGATGTATTGTGATCCAACCATCAGTGATTTAAGAAAGTAAAGTCGTCCTCACGACGTGGACGTTCTAGATTTTAGAACCGAAAGCCCCAGTAGAAGTAGCGTTGGATAGGATCTTCGCCTGTCTTGAAGGGGTTGAGTTGTCGTGATCCGAACTTATCATGATGACGATGAGCATTCCTTGGTAGTACGATGATTCGTCTTGTTTCGAGGAGCCGAGCCGAGCTTAACGATGAGCTCCGGTCACAGAATACGGCTCGGGTGTATTGGCTTGCAGAAGTATCCGTATGTCGAGCTTACCGATTGACATCGGCTCGCGCCGCCTCCCGTGTCGACAGCCACCGCAACCTGCTATTCGTCCCATCccctaccaccaccaccacgaccCACCATGATCAGTGCCACGGAGAAGAGCAGTGCCAGGAGAACACCTTCAAGCTTTTTAGctcatggaagaagaagaagaagaagaagaagaagacaacgaTGAGGAAGCAAACGGAGGAGGAAATGAGCCCCAACTCCAAGAGCTCGGGACTAAGGGACTGCTGTAAACTGTTTGAGGTCTCTCTTCTGTTTCACATTCATTCTGCTCCCTATTACTGGTTTGTGCTTAATTAGTGGCTTGTGTTTGATCCTATTTGAGAGagtttttgtcttcttttctttGCAGTTGATATCTTTATTCTTGATAACTCAGTGTGTTTTCAAAAGAAGTTTATTAGATATGCATCCTTCTCTCATGATAACTGTTTAACCACACACTCAATCCAAGCATCAACCAGACAAAAGCAAACAACTCTCCCTACTCATATTCTTAATCAATTGTCTGACAATGCAATAGCAGGCATTGCAATCATGAATCCCAATAATGTGCTGAAGTCAGTATCCTCTCCTACCATTAGGACATGGCTCCCAACAGAGTCAGATCAGCTAATATTCTCCTGATAGCTTGTCTATATGTTTAGTTCACAGTGGTAACAACTCCTTTAAAAACTTGGATTAGTTTCCTAGAGCAGATGGCTCAAATGGTTATTGTTGATGTCATGCCAACTGGATTCAAAAATATTAACATTTTATTGGTTGCTTATAGGGATTAGAATATGTTTATCCCTCTTTTTAAGATTCCTGTATTGGTAGGAGTCTGTCTACTAAATTGCTATGATTTTTTCTTTAACACGaagattacaagaaaattgattgcCACTGGTTTGAAGGATAAAAGATGTGTTGAGACTATGTATGCTCAATCCAAAATTTTATGGAATATCATCATGGGATGGCTCTGTGGCATGATAACATTTTTCCCTCTAGTGGATGAGTAATTTCTGAACCAAAAAAGTTTGGCTAAAAGTAATCCAAGTTCTCTAATCTCAAATGGGCAATCAAAAGCAATTTAAGGATTCatactaaaaaaaaaagagaaaaaaacaaaatttgtttgtgACATCAAAACTGATTAGGAAAATTCTTAACTATATTTAAGATAAGGAGGAGACCTTAGTGATAGAAGACCTCAACTTTATTCTcttgaggaaaatcctttattctgttgagggaaatccttcctcataatatgtataaataagagagggacatgttaatgtatttaagctttttcactttttcaataaagcttcttcaataaaacttttttattttttcaataaagtttcttcaataattgttcttatcttctattattttcattatgtatcagagtagtgagaaaagcgaagcttcgctcttgccttcggccagcgaccaatgtcgctaagaaaagcaaagcttcgcccttgcctttggccagcgaccaatgccgctgcagccaaattcctaagaggctccacggccaatcctcatcttcctcaccgcgatagtcttcgttgatctacCAATAGTcgacggacttaaggagaacgaagggcgaacttaaggggaacgaaatgaacgcctgtgccctcacaacatctctctattctattgaaaaaaatcttttctcctaatctgtataaataggagagggacatattaatgtatttaagttttttcacttcttcaataaattttttttatttttcaataaagcttattcaataattatttttatcttctattattttcatgaaattatttatttttttaaatgaaatatgatgatgatatgtcTCCCTTCTTACTTTGACGGTGACAGAATCTAATAAAACtctcctttcctttttcttttctccttttcctctGGAGTCATTGTCCTTGCAGCAGCTCAGAAGAACCAAACTGAGCTCATGATAGGGTCTCATTCTCTTCTTGTCTCTAGTGTAGTGTGGCAGGGAAAAGGATTAGCCACTGTGTCATGATTCTTTGATCATATCCTAGCACAGCAAGGTATGCATCCCCATATCTTTGTCTCTTGCCTTTAGCTTTCCTCTTGGGTTTGCTTATAAAGAGTGGGAAACCAAATGGAATTGGAACTGTGTAACAATGAAAGGGATAGGTAGTGGAAGGAAGAGGGTGATTCAAGGTCTTCAGCCTCTCAGAGTTTGCAGATGGAGGCCACATCTATCTTCCTCTTCTCTGTCTGCCAACCAGCAGGGGGTATCAAGCTTGGATGACCTTCCCATTCAACAGAGCCTGCTCTTATCAGACAGTATCAATGTCCTAATTTCCTCCATGCCTTTTTCTTTCTTCACTTCATATTTTTGTTTAGTGCTGCTACTCTATACTGTATGGTTGTTAAGAGAGAACAGCATAATGCCTCACTTCTTAAGCTTGCTGGAAATTGTGTACTCCATTCTAGATTTGGGTTTAGACTAGAGATTATGGGGTTGATTATTGGAACATATATTATTGTGGACGAGTATTAGCTAAGTATTCAATTCAATTAAGTAGCTGATTTTGGTGCTGCAAAGTTCGGTAATATTATCTCTCAATTCAACAACCTAGCTACATATCTGAGTGCCATAAATATGGCATTTTGAGGAAAAAACTATGCATTTTCATTCTCTCAACTACATGTTCATAATTAATATGCAGAAAGTATGCTGCTTACCAAGGAAATCTTGGGGGATTGTTTTACCCTACTAGAGTTGATCAGTTAAAATTATGTATTGAAAAAGGTATATAGATGATTGGAGTCAATAAAAGTTAAGAGGTTAATCATATTTCATGGTCCTGAGACATCTTAGTTTGCACCATGTTTGGTTACCTCAGATAAATTGAATAAGAATTTCGAGatcatcatgaactgactaattgGAATTCTTAATATCCTTAACTACCATCTTTTTTCTTGGTTTTAGGGTTTGAGGAATATGCAGTCACGGTTATATTCAGCAGCAGAATATTTTGAACTGTCTTACATGAATGATGATGGAAAagaaatgtatgtttggatctaCCTCATGCCCTATTCTCATTCAAGGGATGAGATTATGGATGATAGAACTCTTCTTAATTTGCAGGGTGATGAGGAGTTTGAAAGATTATGCTGTTAAGGCCATAGCTAATGCCGTGGATCATTTAGGTTCAGTGTCATATAAGGTAGACAACCTTCTCAATTACGAGGTTGATGAGGTCTCTGCAGCAACTTTtgaagtatcatgcatgaagcagGTATCATTCAGTAAATTGTCTTCTCGTATACTGATGTATGAGCTTATAACCTGATCATCATTGTTTCCGACTTCAGAGACTTCGAACGTGCCAGACACGTATCGATCATGAATGTCTTTCTCAACAGTCTCTTTTGATCAAACCTCCAAAGTATCACAAGCACTACATTCTACAAGGCAAAATACCATTCCTAATTCATCAAATTCAATTGCAATGCATTCATTACCACCAGTTTTCTGGCTATAGCTTCCGTAGATAACTAATAATGCTGCAGTTTCTTCTCTCTTGTCATCAGGTCAATCCACAGCTGATTCTG of Musa acuminata AAA Group cultivar baxijiao chromosome BXJ1-7, Cavendish_Baxijiao_AAA, whole genome shotgun sequence contains these proteins:
- the LOC103991896 gene encoding probable protein ABIL3 isoform X3, producing MIRLVSRSRAELNDELRSQNTARVYWLAEVSVCRAYRLTSARAASRVDSHRNLLFVPSPTTTTTTHHDQCHGEEQCQENTFKLFSSWKKKKKKKKKTTMRKQTEEEMSPNSKSSGLRDCCKLFEGLRNMQSRLYSAAEYFELSYMNDDGKEMVMRSLKDYAVKAIANAVDHLGSVSYKVDNLLNYEVDEVSAATFEVSCMKQRLRTCQTRIDHECLSQQSLLIKPPKYHKHYILQGQSTADSGISMLKCQGFYPPKENSKLNHHQTASSATRHWQSPIKNVHSRSPSPCPSKSEQYLSPSQTMHSIEKISYNAYNPLTGARSAASRPNIPNSSKKYIMETQNSLPMCLHAERNNHSETERNPTRKRRFLNALIMRNRSWTDESLYSFLNEY
- the LOC103991896 gene encoding probable protein ABIL3 isoform X5, which encodes MKGIGSGRKRVIQGLQPLRVCRWRPHLSSSSLSANQQGVSSLDDLPIQQSLLLSDSINGLRNMQSRLYSAAEYFELSYMNDDGKEMVMRSLKDYAVKAIANAVDHLGSVSYKVDNLLNYEVDEVSAATFEVSCMKQRLRTCQTRIDHECLSQQSLLIKPPKYHKHYILQGQSTADSGISMLKCQGFYPPKENSKLNHHQTASSATRHWQSPIKYAVLRFKNVHSRSPSPCPSKSEQYLSPSQTMHSIEKISYNAYNPLTGARSAASRPNIPNSSKKYIMETQNSLPMCLHAERNNHSETERNPTRKRRFLNALIMRNRSWTDESLYSFLNEY
- the LOC103991896 gene encoding probable protein ABIL3 isoform X2 produces the protein MIRLVSRSRAELNDELRSQNTARVYWLAEVSVCRAYRLTSARAASRVDSHRNLLFVPSPTTTTTTHHDQCHGEEQCQENTFKLFSSWKKKKKKKKKTTMRKQTEEEMSPNSKSSGLRDCCKLFEGLRNMQSRLYSAAEYFELSYMNDDGKEMVMRSLKDYAVKAIANAVDHLGSVSYKVDNLLNYEVDEVSAATFEVSCMKQRLRTCQTRIDHECLSQQSLLIKPPKYHKHYILQGQSTADSGISMLKCQGFYPPKENSKLNHHQTASSATRHWQSPIKYAVLRFKNVHSRSPSPCPSKSEQYLSPSQTMHSIEKISYNGARSAASRPNIPNSSKKYIMETQNSLPMCLHAERNNHSETERNPTRKRRFLNALIMRNRSWTDESLYSFLNEY
- the LOC103991896 gene encoding probable protein ABIL3 isoform X1 gives rise to the protein MIRLVSRSRAELNDELRSQNTARVYWLAEVSVCRAYRLTSARAASRVDSHRNLLFVPSPTTTTTTHHDQCHGEEQCQENTFKLFSSWKKKKKKKKKTTMRKQTEEEMSPNSKSSGLRDCCKLFEGLRNMQSRLYSAAEYFELSYMNDDGKEMVMRSLKDYAVKAIANAVDHLGSVSYKVDNLLNYEVDEVSAATFEVSCMKQRLRTCQTRIDHECLSQQSLLIKPPKYHKHYILQGQSTADSGISMLKCQGFYPPKENSKLNHHQTASSATRHWQSPIKYAVLRFKNVHSRSPSPCPSKSEQYLSPSQTMHSIEKISYNAYNPLTGARSAASRPNIPNSSKKYIMETQNSLPMCLHAERNNHSETERNPTRKRRFLNALIMRNRSWTDESLYSFLNEY
- the LOC103991896 gene encoding probable protein ABIL3 isoform X4, whose protein sequence is MIRLVSRSRAELNDELRSQNTARVYWLAEVSVCRAYRLTSARAASRVDSHRNLLFVPSPTTTTTTHHDQCHGEEQCQENTFKLFSSWKKKKKKKKKTTMRKQTEEEMSPNSKSSGLRDCCKLFEGLRNMQSRLYSAAEYFELSYMNDDGKEMVMRSLKDYAVKAIANAVDHLGSVSYKVDNLLNYEVDEVSAATFEVSCMKQRLRTCQTRIDHECLSQQSLLIKPPKYHKHYILQGQSTADSGISMLKCQGFYPPKENSKLNHHQTASSATRHWQSPIKNVHSRSPSPCPSKSEQYLSPSQTMHSIEKISYNGARSAASRPNIPNSSKKYIMETQNSLPMCLHAERNNHSETERNPTRKRRFLNALIMRNRSWTDESLYSFLNEY